TCCACTTTGTATACACCGTTGATGCTGATTCTGTTTGCCTTGATTTTCCGGGGAGTTGCCATTCATTTCCGGGGCAAGATCGACACCCCGGCCTGGAAAAGGGTGTGGGATTTTCTGATCTTCATCGGCAGTTTTGTGCCGGCCCTGCTGTTCGGGGTGGCGTTTGCCAATATATTCCAGGGCATTCCCTTTGACGGCCAGGGATTTTATCATGGCAACACCCTGAAACTGCTCAATCCTTACGGGCTTTTAGGCGGGGTTTTGTTTGTCCTGCTGTTCATCGTACACGGCGCCAACTGGATGGCCGTGAAATCCACCGGTAAATTGCAGGCACGCATGGCCGCCATTTCCCAAAAAACCTGGCTGGCCCTGGTGCCGGTGGCCGTGGTATTTCTGCTGGCAAGCTACTTTGCTACGGATCTGTGGGCCAATTATTTCAGATATCCTGTGCTGTTCATCGTCACCCTGGTGAATGTGGCGGCCTTGCTGAGCATCCGGTATTTTGTGGCAAACAAGACCTATTTCAAGGCCTGGTTCGCATCCGCAGCCACCATTGTTTTGTGCACGTTTTTCGGCATCATCGGGCTGTTTCCGGCCCTGTTCCCTTCCAGCCTGCATCCGGACTGGCATTTGACCGCGTTCAATGCGTCCTCCAGTCCGCTAACCTTGAAAATCATGCTGGGAGTGGTTGTTGTATTTATTCCCATTGTGATCGGCTACCAGATCTGGGCTTATCACCTGTTCAAAGATCCGGTGACAGAAGAGGATCTGGACATGGACGAAGCGTATTAACGGGCAATCCTGCCCATGTATCAATAAACCCTGTAAGACAAAAGGAGAAAAACTATGGACAAATATGTCTGCGGCCCCTGCGGCTATGTGTATGACCCGGCGGAAGGCGATCCGGACAACGGTATCAAACCCGGCACGGCATTTGAAGATCTGCCC
Above is a window of Desulfotignum balticum DSM 7044 DNA encoding:
- the rd gene encoding rubredoxin — encoded protein: MDKYVCGPCGYVYDPAEGDPDNGIKPGTAFEDLPDDWTCPICGASKDEFEKE
- the cydB gene encoding cytochrome d ubiquinol oxidase subunit II, yielding MELQAIWFFLWGLLWAVFFMTDGFDFGIGTIYPFAGKTDTDKRTMLNAMGPLWDGNEVWLITAGGVTFAAFPLVYATMFSTLYTPLMLILFALIFRGVAIHFRGKIDTPAWKRVWDFLIFIGSFVPALLFGVAFANIFQGIPFDGQGFYHGNTLKLLNPYGLLGGVLFVLLFIVHGANWMAVKSTGKLQARMAAISQKTWLALVPVAVVFLLASYFATDLWANYFRYPVLFIVTLVNVAALLSIRYFVANKTYFKAWFASAATIVLCTFFGIIGLFPALFPSSLHPDWHLTAFNASSSPLTLKIMLGVVVVFIPIVIGYQIWAYHLFKDPVTEEDLDMDEAY